A region from the Schistocerca serialis cubense isolate TAMUIC-IGC-003099 chromosome 1, iqSchSeri2.2, whole genome shotgun sequence genome encodes:
- the LOC126474281 gene encoding uncharacterized protein LOC126474281, producing MATSCTPRIAVLLLLLLAAATARPEHKGGVKGVKGIAAGVGRPSGSGSLSGDGAWAGSGSSSKSSSSSWSSSGGGSGSASGSQSGSSSSSFGTGGSSSNAGSSSSAGSLGGAGGSASGSHSGSHAGPASGSGGSSSGSTSGSISGNVGRGPSGTGGGAAGGYGGITGVGSSGTGGLGGATGGAAATEGSAGSQPGGTGHGSAGASGIGGGSGTGGIGFGTHAGAGGHGNVAGGSGGSGTGGFGPGGTGSGTFGSGGSGTGGYGSSGSGNVGRGTGTGGTGGSVGAPSGGFGTGGVAGGSGISGGHGGAGGIGGIGGTGSTSSGHGNGAAGHGAQTGSAGFGAGSSSGGGAGGSGISGGYGGVGGAGGVSGTGSTSSGHGSGAAGQGAQTGSAGFGAGSSSGGATGGYGGTGGIAGGPGSGSIGHSGAGAGGSGAFGASQGGSTGTGGAFSNGGTGGAVGHGGPGGAGHGVGTGGAGSAGGSQGGYSGSSSGGSSGASGLGGVSGVGTGNLGHGAGGAGGFLGHSAGVGSSGGGAGNFGTGSIGGGSGASGPGVSGGISNGGAGGYGGSSGVGSGAVGGGNHAGGSAVGSGHGGLATGSSGLGGSAGLDSGSLVGGGAGQSGTGSSAGSSAGSSSGSSAGALGGSGGSSGGSKASSGSSAGSDASAGTGSGASSGSKASSSASSGSAAGRDAHGRKGVKGYHGSHH from the exons ATGGCCACCTCCTGCACTCCGAGGATCGccgtcctgctgctgctgctgctggctgccgCCACGGCGCGCCCAGAGCACAAGG GCGGAGTCAAGGGCGTGAAAGGCATCGCGGCTGGCGTCGGACGTCCCTCAGGCAGCGGGTCCCTATCTGGTGACG GCGCGTGGGCGGGCTCTGGCAGTTCCTCCAAGTCGTCGTCGTCCTCGTGGTCGTCGTCGGGTGGCGGCTCCGGCAGCGCCAGCGGCAGCCAGTCGGGCAGCAGCTCCTCCTCCTTCGGCACTGGAGGCTCCAGCAGCAACGCCGGCTCCTCCTCCTCTGCGGGCTCCCTGGGAGGCGCCGGCGGCTCAGCCTCTGGAAGCCACAGCGGCAGCCACGCCGGACCTGCGTCCGGGTCAG GTGGCAGCAGCTCTGGGTCTACCTCTGGATCTATATCTGGCAATGTGGGCAGGGGGCCAAGTGGTACAGGAGGTGGAGCAGCTGGTGGGTATGGTGGAATCACTGGAGTGGGGTCATCAGGAACAGGAGGCCTTGGAGGTGCCACAGGTGGTGCAGCAGCCACTGAAGGCAGTGCTGGATCCCAGCCTGGTGGGACTGGTCATGGTAGTGCTGGAGCAAGTGGTATAGGAGGTGGCTCTGGAACAGGAGGAATTGGATTTGGTACCCATGCAGGAGCTGGTGGACATGGAAATGTAGCTGGTGGTTCAGGTGGAAGTGGCACTGGAGGTTTTGGACCTGGAGGAACTGGTTCTGGTACTTTTGGCAGTGGTGGATCAGGTACAGGAGGCTATGGCTCTTCTGGATCCGGAAATGTCGGAAGAGGAACTGGAACTGGAGGCACTGGAGGCAGTGTTGGTGCACCATCTGGTGGGTTTGGCACAGGTGGAGTTGCTGGTGGCTCAGGGATATCTGGAGGGCATGGTGGTGCAGGTGGCATTGGAGGTATTGGTGGAACTGGTTCAACTTCCAGTGGACATGGAAATGGAGCAGCTGGTCATGGAGCCCAAACTGGGTCTGCGGGCTTTGGTGCAGGTAGTTCATCTGGTGGAGGTGCTGGTGGATCAGGTATATCTGGAGGGTATGGTGGTGTAGGTGGTGCTGGAGGTGTTAGTGGAACTGGGTCAACTTCCAGTGGACATGGAAGTGGAGCAGCTGGCCAGGGAGCCCAAACTGGGTCTGCTGGCTTTGGTGCAGGTAGCTCATCTGGTGGTGCTACAGGAGGTTATGGAGGCACTGGTGGTATTGCAGGTGGACCAGGATCTGGCAGCATTGGTCATAGTGGTGCTGGTGCAGGTGGTTCAGGAGCTTTTGGTGCATCTCAAGGAGGTTCCACTGGAACTGGTGGTGCTTTCAGTAATGGGGGCACAGGAGGTGCTGTGGGACATGGTGGTCCTGGAGGGGCTGGTCATGGTGTGGGAACTGGTGGAGCTGGTAGTGCTGGTGGAAGCCAAGGAGGTTACTCTGGAAGCTCTAGTGGTGGTTCCTCTGGAGCTAGTGGCCTGGGTGGAGTATCTGGTGTTGGTACTGGCAATTTAGGACATGGTGCTGGTGGGGCTGGTGGTTTTCTGGGTCATAGTGCAGGAGTAGGAAgctctggtggtggtgctggtaaCTTTGGTACTGGTTCCATTGGAGGAGGTTCTGGAGCTTCTGGGCCTGGTGTGAGTGGTGGTATATCTAATGGAGGTGCCGGAGGTTATGGCGGAAGTTCTGGTGTTGGAAGTGGTGCTGTTGGTGGAGGCAATCATGCTGGAGGTTCTGCTGTTGGCTCTGGGCACGGAGGTCTCGCCACTGGCTCCTCTGGACTCGGGGGCAGTGCTGGCTTAGACTCTGGTTCCTTAGTCGGTGGTGGAGCAGGACAGTCGGGAACTGGCTCTTCGGCGGGAAGTTCGGCTGGATCCTCCTCTGGAAGCTCTGCTGGTGCTCTTGGTGGCTCTGGCGGCAGTTCTGGAGGCTCCAAAGCCAGCTCCGGCAGCTCTGCGGGCAGCGACGCCAGCGCTGGAACAGGCTCTGGTGCGTCCTCAGGCAGCAAGGCCAGCTCCAGCGCGAGCTCAGGAAGTGCTGCGGGCAGAGATGCTCATGGCCGCAAGGGCGTCAAGGGATACCACGGGAGCCACCACTGA